TTCGCGCGGGATCGGCCGCGACGTCTCGAAGGTCACGCGCCTACCGGAACTTCGAGCGCATCCCCATATCCATCACGGCGTCGGGGACGATTCTCTTCGCGAACGCGAACACCTTCGCGGGCCACGTCACCAGATAGCGCGCCCTCGGCCGGCGGCGGGTCGCGGCCGAAAGGACCACTCGCGCGACCGCCTCCGGCGGCAGCGAGCCGACCCGCGTCTCCCGTCGGAACCTCGCGAAGGCCTTCTCGTACCACGCGTGGTACGGCGAATCGGGGTCGTGGGAGAGCGGTTCGACTTCCGCCTCGACCCGCTCCCCGAAATGCGTCCGGATCGGGCCGGGCTCGACGAGCACGACGCGGATGCCGAAGCGCTCCACCTCGAGACGCAGCGCATCGCTGATCGCCTCGACCGCGAACTTCGAAGAGCAGTAGGCCGCCCCGAACGGGTAGGCGATCCGGCCGGCGATCGATCCGATGTTGATCACGCGCCCGGTGCGGCGCGCCCGCATGTGCGGGAGAACCGCCTGGGTGACCGCGATCAAGCCGAAGACGTTGACGTCGTACTCCGCCCGCCAGCGCGCGAGGGCGATGTCCTCGACGGTGCCCATCTGGCCGTAGCCGGCGTTGTTGACGAGGACGTCGATCCGGCCGGCGAGCGCGATCACGTCGGAGACGGCGCGGTGGATCGCGGCGTCGTCGGTCACGTCGAGCGCGAGGGTTTCGATCCCCCGGCCGAGATCCGCGATCGATTCGGGGCGGCGGCCCGTCGCGAAGACCCGGTGTCCGGCCTCGGCGGCGGCGATCGCCGTCGCCCGGCCGATGCCCGAGGAGCACCCCGTGACGAGGAAGACGAGAGGACCCGGCGTCATCGGCCGGTAATGTATCCCGAACGCGTCGGGGACCGGCGGGCCGGCGCTACAATGGCGGAAAATGAAATACGCCGAAAAGCAGCTGGCTCCGGGCGAGCGGATCCTCTACCGGGCGCGCTACCACTGGATCTTCTACGGAAGGGCGATCGTGCTGCTCCTCTTCTCGATCGCGGCTTCCGCCGTGGCGCTCGTCTTCGAGGCCAAAGGCGCCGGGCCGACCCCGTCGAAGGTCGCGATGTGGGTCGCGGCGGCTCTCTTCCTCCTCTCGCTCGTCGTCTTCGCGATTCGCGGAATTCGCGCACGGACCGACGAGTTCGTCGTCACGGACCGCCGCATCCTGCACAAGATCGGAGTTTTCGCCCACGAGACGCGGCAGTGTCCTCTCGAGCGCATCCAGGACGTCACGGTCGACCAGAGCTTCTGGGGGAGACTCCTCGGATACGGCGATCTCGCGATCGAAACGGCGTCCGAGCGGGGGCAGATCCTCTTCCCGACGATCGAACATCCCGAAGCGCTCCGGACGGCGATCTGGACGCACGTCGGGCCCGGCGGGGTCTCCGTTCCCTCTCCCGAGGCCGCGGCGTCTTCCCCGCCCGCGCGCTCCGCCGCGCCGGCGGACCGTCTCGCCGAGCTGAACGACCTGAAGAACCGCGGACTGATCACGCCGGAGGAATTCGAGGCCAAGCGCCGGGAGGCCGTACGGGACCTGTGAGACCGTGTAAACCTCCCGCGCCCCCGATCGTCTGAGGAGGCGTGAGGGCCTTGAAGATCGTTTCTCCCGAAGGTGCCGAGCCGGTCGACGAGAGCCGGCTGATCGAGCGGGTTCTGGCGGGCGACGCCGATGCGTACGGCCACTTCGTTCGAGCCTACCAGCGGGGCGTTTACGGGATGGCGCTGCGGATGCTGCGCGACGCCGCCGAGGCGGAATGCGTCGCGCAGGAGGCGTTCGTGCGCGCGTACCGGCGCCTCGCCGATTTCCGGGGGGGCGCGACCTTCGAGACGTGGGTGACGAGAATCGCGGTGAACGCCTGCCGCGACCGGCTCAAGCGCAAACGCCTCGTCCTCTATTTCCACCAGCGGCCCCGCGCGGGCGAGAACGACGATCCGCTCGAGGCGGTCCCGTCGGAGGAGCCATCTCCCGAGCGCCGGCTGCAGTCGAAAGAGATCAAGGCGATCCTGCGGCAGGCGCTCGACGCCCTCTCGCCGAGACAGCGCATCGTCTTCGCGTTGAAGCACTTCGAAGAGCGGTCGATTCCCGAGATCGCGGAGCTCCTCGGCGTCGACGGCGGAACCGTGAAGTCCCACCTTTTCCGCGCGGCGCAGAAGGTACGAGCGCGCCTCGACGGATTCCGGAGGTCCCGATGAAACCCGCCGATCCCGCCGAAGCTCATCTGACCGACGGCGATCTCTTCCGGGTCGCCTTTCCGCCGTCCGGAGAGCCGGAGCCGCTTCCTCCGCACCTCTCCCGCTGCGGATCGTGCGCGCGCCGGTTCGCGGAGTGGGAGCGCGCCGCCCGGGAGATCGCGGGGCGCCCCGAGGCGTCGACCGAGGAATTCGAGCGCGCGGTGATGGCGAAAGTGCGCGCCCTCCCGCGCCCCCGGAAACGCCGATCGCGGGCCTGGGGAGCGGGCCTCGCCGCC
The Thermoanaerobaculia bacterium genome window above contains:
- a CDS encoding SDR family oxidoreductase, whose translation is MTPGPLVFLVTGCSSGIGRATAIAAAEAGHRVFATGRRPESIADLGRGIETLALDVTDDAAIHRAVSDVIALAGRIDVLVNNAGYGQMGTVEDIALARWRAEYDVNVFGLIAVTQAVLPHMRARRTGRVINIGSIAGRIAYPFGAAYCSSKFAVEAISDALRLEVERFGIRVVLVEPGPIRTHFGERVEAEVEPLSHDPDSPYHAWYEKAFARFRRETRVGSLPPEAVARVVLSAATRRRPRARYLVTWPAKVFAFAKRIVPDAVMDMGMRSKFR
- a CDS encoding PH domain-containing protein is translated as MKYAEKQLAPGERILYRARYHWIFYGRAIVLLLFSIAASAVALVFEAKGAGPTPSKVAMWVAAALFLLSLVVFAIRGIRARTDEFVVTDRRILHKIGVFAHETRQCPLERIQDVTVDQSFWGRLLGYGDLAIETASERGQILFPTIEHPEALRTAIWTHVGPGGVSVPSPEAAASSPPARSAAPADRLAELNDLKNRGLITPEEFEAKRREAVRDL
- a CDS encoding sigma-70 family RNA polymerase sigma factor → MKIVSPEGAEPVDESRLIERVLAGDADAYGHFVRAYQRGVYGMALRMLRDAAEAECVAQEAFVRAYRRLADFRGGATFETWVTRIAVNACRDRLKRKRLVLYFHQRPRAGENDDPLEAVPSEEPSPERRLQSKEIKAILRQALDALSPRQRIVFALKHFEERSIPEIAELLGVDGGTVKSHLFRAAQKVRARLDGFRRSR